A genomic window from Punica granatum isolate Tunisia-2019 chromosome 2, ASM765513v2, whole genome shotgun sequence includes:
- the LOC116194999 gene encoding protein NPGR1-like, translating to MLCSCSGEQFKFEEPPQSPESLATRDFSASGLSSRTGDWESKFDDTQVDEVESSLREALSLNYEEARALLGRLECQRGNYDAALQVFQGIDSQGLSSRMTRAIYERVRRRKPRNKAINNVPTSVMSMHSVSLLLEAILLKARSLEGLARYTEAAKECKMILDIVESALPNGLPEGGAEDCKLQEMLHKALELLPELWTRAGSLDEAIVAYRRALTKPWNLDPEKLASIQKKLGSNLLYGGGGIETSHKAAGLRTTENNTEEAILLFLILMRKVALGQIKWDEEIMDHLSYALSITGQYELLAEHFELVLPGVYDRADRWYYLALCNASSGQNETSINLLKKVSVPSEAKRRPHLHSSLLGAKLCSEDPNHARDGINFARGLVSLGDSKMKHFLVQAHKLLGQCYGQAARISVSDSERVRYQKEALRSLNEAVLEGKEDPLIMYSLGLENAVQRNLDVAFDSMMVCSDMVEGNSGKCWKLISLILSAEKRFPDAREIVGFPLNKVERLDQLELLSGYGSRSV from the coding sequence ATGCTGTGCTCTTGCTCTGGTGAGCAATTCAAGTTCGAAGAGCCCCCACAATCTCCGGAGTCGTTAGCCACTCGTGACTTCTCTGCCAGTGGACTTTCCTCGAGAACCGGTGACTGGGAATCTAAGTTTGATGACACCCAGGTCGACGAAGTCGAGTCTTCTCTCAGAGAGGCTCTTTCCTTAAACTACGAGGAAGCAAGAGCCTTGTTGGGGAGGCTAGAGTGTCAAAGAGGGAATTATGATGCCGCCCTTCAGGTGTTTCAAGGGATCGACAGTCAGGGCTTGTCTTCTAGAATGACAAGGGCTATTTACGAGAGGGTCCGACGGAGGAAGCCTCGTAACAAAGCCATCAATAATGTTCCCACTAGTGTCATGTCAATGCATTCTGTAAGCCTCCTTCTCGAAGCAATACTACTCAAAGCTAGATCTCTAGAGGGACTTGCGCGTTACACAGAGGCTGCAAAAGAGTGCAAGATGATCTTGGATATTGTCGAGTCGGCACTCCCCAATGGGTTGCCCGAGGGTGGTGCTGAAGATTGCAAGTTGCAGGAGATGTTGCACAAGGCACTAGAGTTGCTCCCTGAACTCTGGACAAGGGCTGGGTCCCTAGACGAGGCCATAGTCGCTTATCGGAGAGCTCTTACCAAGCCATGGAATTTGGATCCTGAGAAACTGGCAAGCATTCAGAAAAAGTTGGGGTCAAATCTGCTCTACGGTGGCGGTGGGATTGAAACGAGTCACAAAGCAGCGGGCCTGAGAACTACCGAAAATAACACGGAGGAAGCTATACTTCTGTTCTTGATTCTCATGAGGAAGGTGGCTCTTGGGCAGATAAAATGGGACGAAGAAATTATGGACCATTTAAGTTACGCACTATCAATCACGGGACAATACGAGTTATTAGCAGAGCATTTTGAGCTTGTTTTGCCTGGTGTATATGATCGAGCGGATCGGTGGTATTATCTTGCGCTCTGCAATGCTTCTTCAGGTCAGAACGAAACATCCATTAACCTTCTGAAGAAGGTTTCGGTCCCATCCGAGGCAAAGCGCAGGCCTCATCTGCATTCTTCTCTTCTAGGTGCAAAGTTGTGTTCCGAAGATCCAAATCATGCGCGTGATGGGATAAATTTTGCCCGTGGATTAGTCAGCTTGGGTGATAGTAAGATGAAGCATTTCTTGGTCCAAGCCCATAAGTTACTTGGACAATGCTACGGGCAAGCGGCAAGAATCTCTGTATCAGACTCCGAGAGGGTTCGATACCAGAAAGAGGCTCTCAGGTCTCTTAATGAAGCAGTTCTTGAAGGGAAAGAGGATCCTCTAATAATGTATAGCCTCGGGCTTGAGAACGCAGTCCAGAGGAATCTCGATGTAGCTTTTGATAGCATGATGGTGTGCTCAGATATGGTCGAGGGCAACTCAGGGAAATGTTGGAAGTTAATTTCCCTCATACTCTCTGCAGAGAAGCGGTTTCCTGATGCCAGAGAGATTGTAGGTTTCCCTCTGAATAAGGTTGAAAGGCTTGaccagcttgagcttttaagtggatatgggtcTAGATCTGTATaa
- the LOC116195184 gene encoding uncharacterized protein LOC116195184, whose product MQDPESILKFSVLWRGKKFIVEMNSGASLQNFGYELQKLTDIKSDTMRLIVPQFSSKSSKLLYPFSDEHSSINVQGISMDEGKTIRLMGVSEAEVDEILENEKVDLRIAGFDEEDKRLRRRMLGVPAGLIKLPQGEYIFADFRTLEIPGVKLNPPASEALKRMHMLAADPGIIAIMNEHRWRVGIMTEMAPVGYVGVSPKCILGFNKNHGEEISLRLRTDDLKGFRKYESIKKTLLHELAHMVYSEHDANFYALDKQLNQEAASLDWTRSQSRTLNGPKSHNHYDDEYYVSDISNLPRKLGGNASEQLASARESSVAAAYRRMANAPISNVVTSEVDAEPDPDDSRFFPPRKERPNTENLHNQKKLDVKPNPDFSDTWIDFEPDPDESHGTSIKTYRNQAKLDHEPDPDDHTDIRRNSEPDPDDSQGTDIKGGFTQRDDGIISPVPPLSIDEKSSDSWVLREPNPDDSSMIEDRVQSWETMREPDPDDSETKENDLGHGSDAKPVTLYTEPDPDDSLMVSQKASGMQIDEPDPDDQEMLSRIVQSRETMREPDPDDSETKESDLGYGSDAKPVTVYAEPDPDDSLMVSQKGSGMQIDEPDPDDQEKLSRIVQSRETMREPDPDDSETKESDLGYGSDAKPVTVYAEPDPDDSLMVSQKASGMQIDEPDPNNQETLSRIQDPVTALSSRMHKAIDMLRNEVDPIEASRVLQTLVKIIRNVMEHPNEMKYKRLRKSNPIIQRNVANYKAAMEIMSLIGFNEDIILDDTGKAETYLVLKRNDPGLLWLAKSSIETVLTC is encoded by the exons ATGCAGGACCCAGAAAGCATCCTAAAATTTTCGGTCCTATGGAGGGGGAAGAAATTTATTGTGGAAATGAACTCTGGGGCTTCATTACAAAATTTTGGTTATGAACTTCAGAAACTGACTGATATCAAATCAGATACCATGCGGCTAATTGTTCCGCAATTTTCAAGCAAAAGCTCAAAGCTTTTGTATCCGTTCTCAGATGAACACTCATCGATTAATGTCCAAGGAATTTCCATGGATGAG GGTAAAACTATCAGATTGATGGGAGTATCCGAAGCTGAGGTTGatgaaattctggaaaatgaaaaggtggaTTTGCGGATTGCTGGATTTGATGAAGAGGACAAGAGATTAAGGAGGCGAATGCTGGGTGTGCCTGCTGGCCTTATAAAACTTCCACAAGGAGAATATATTTTTGCTGATTTTCGTACGCTTGAAATACCAGGAGTGAAG TTGAACCCTCCTGCTTCAGAGGCATTGAAGAGGATGCACATGCTTGCTGCAGATCCTGGTATTATAGCCATTATGAACGAG CACCGATGGCGGGTAGGAATTATGACTGAGATGGCCCCGGTTGGTTATGTCGGAGTGAGCCCGAAATGTATTCTTGGTTTCAACAAG AATCATGGAGAGGAGATATCCCTTCGTCTCAGGACTGATGATCTCAAAGGTTTCAGGAAGTATGAAAGCATTAAGAAAACTCTTCTTCATGAACTC GCTCATATGGTGTACTCTGAACACGATGCGAATTTTTATGCTCTTGATAAGCAG CTGAACCAAGAAGCTGCAAGTTTAGATTGGACAAGATCACAGAGCCGAACATTGAATGGACCAAAGTCTCACAATCATTATGACGATGAGTACTACGTCAGTGACATTAGCAATCTTCCTCGGAAGCTTGGAGGGAATGCTTCCGAACAATTGGCAAGTGCTCGCGAATCTTCTGTTGCTGCAGCATATCGGAGGATGGCAAATGCTCCCATTAGCAATGTGGTTACAAGTGAAGTGGATGCAGAACCTGATCCTGATGACTCTAGATTTTTCCCACCTAGGAAAGAGAGACCAAATACTGAGAATCTTCATAATCAAAAGAAACTTGATGTTAAACCCAATCCTGATTTCTCTGATACTTGGATAGACTTTGAGCCTGATCCTGATGAGTCTCATGGTACTAGCATCAAGACATATCGTAATCAAGCAAAACTTGACCATGAACCTGATCCTGATGACCATACTGATATCCGGAGAAACTCTGAGCCTGATCCTGATGACTCTCAGGGCACTGATATCAAGGGAGGATTCACTCAGAGGGACGATGGGATAATAAGTCCAGTTCCTCCATTGTCTATTGATGAGAAATCATCTGATTCTTGGGTGCTGAGAGAACCCAATCCTGATGATTCAAGCATGATCGAGGACAGAGTCCAATCCTGGGAAACCATGAGGGAACCTGATCCGGATGACTCAGAAACAAAAGAGAATGATTTGGGACATGGAAGTGATGCAAAACCTGTAACTCTGTATACGGAGCCAGATCCAGATGATAGTTTGATGGTCTCCCAGAAAGCATCAGGAATGCAGATCGATGAGCCTGATCCTGATGATCAAGAAATGTTATCGAGGATAGTCCAATCCAGGGAAACCATGAGGGAACCTGATCCAGATGACTCAGAAACGAAAGAGAGTGATTTGGGATATGGAAGTGATGCAAAACCTGTAACTGTGTATGCAGAGCCAGATCCAGATGATAGTTTGATGGTCTCCCAGAAAGGATCAGGAATGCAGATCGATGAGCCTGATCCTGATGATCAAGAAAAGTTATCAAGGATAGTCCAATCCAGGGAAACCATGAGGGAGCCTGATCCAGATGACTCAGAAACAAAAGAGAGTGATTTGGGATATGGAAGTGATGCAAAACCTGTAACTGTGTATGCAGAGCCAGATCCAGATGATAGTTTGATGGTCTCCCAGAAAGCATCAGGAATGCAGATTGATGAGCCTGATCCTAACAATCAAGAAACGTTATCGAGGATACAGGACCCTGTCACTGCTCTTAGCAGTCGTATGCATAAGGCAATTGATATGCTGCGGAATGAAGTTGATCCAATTGAGGCTTCTAGAGTCCTGCAAACCCTAGTTAAAATAATCAG AAATGTGATGGAGCACCCAAATGAGATGAAATATAAGAGGCTTCGCAAG AGTAATCCTATCATACAAAGGAATGTAGCCAATTATAAAG CTGCCATGGAAATTATGTCACTGATCGGTTTCAACGAGGACATTATATTGGATGACACCGGCAAAGCCGAAACTTACCTGGTCCTGAAGCGCAATGATCCCGGGTTGCTGTGGCTCGCAAAATCGTCCATCGAGACGGTCCTGACCTGCTAG
- the LOC116195185 gene encoding protein-tyrosine-phosphatase IBR5-like — translation MGKRERETPCGICGHYHKFGEGEVCGICGHRIVLSSEKSLLRVSAFASEILPDFLYFGSFDNASRTQLLKAQGISRVLNTVPGCQTLCNNSIVYHCLQEGKSLPFDDANQFLEQCERDKARVLVHCMSGKSRSPAIVIGFLMKSRRWRLTQGYQWVKDRKPSVDFTEAVHQQLQEYELQIFGQTNGALTFPHLTAQSLSFGFDKCENSQAPLPAFGGFGADSSIFSRASLNIPPHGFVFGAAQTESSSGSDIAMDSS, via the exons ATGGGGAAGCGGGAGAGGGAGACCCCATGTGGGATTTGCGGCCACTACCACAAGTTCGGGGAAGGCGAGGTCTGCGGGATTTGCGGccaccggatcgtcctctcgTCCGAAAAGTCTCTGCTCCGGGTCAGCGCCTTCGCTTCCGAGATTCTGCCGGACTTCCTCTACTTCGGGAGCTTCGACAACGCCTCCCGCACTCAGCTCCTCAAGGCTCAGGGGATCTCACGCGTCCTCAAT ACTGTACCTGGTTGCCAAACTCTATGCAACAACTCGATTGTTTATCACTGCCTTCAAGAGGGGAAAAGCTTGCCCTTTGATGATGCGAATCAGTTTCTAG AACAGTGTGAAAGGGATAAGGCTCGGGTCCTCGTGCATTGTATGTCAGGAAAGAGTAG GTCACCGGCGATTGTGATAGGTTTTCTCATGAAATCGAGAAGGTGGAGGCTGACACAGGGTTACCAGTGGGTGAAAGACCGGAAGCCCTCGGTCGATTTCACTGAag CTGTACACCAGCAACTGCAGGAATACGAGCTGCAGATTTTTGGGCAGACTAACGGTGCTCTGACCTTTCCTCATTTGACTGCTCAGTCCTTAAGCTTTGGCTTTGATAAATGTGAAAATAGCCAAGCCCCTCTGCCGGCTTTTGGCGGTTTTGGTGCTGATTCCTCCATTTTCTCCCGAGCTTCACTGAACATTCCGCCACACGGATTTGTCTTTGGAGCTGCCCAGACAGAGAGTTCAAGTGGCAGTGACATAGCAATGGACAGTTCTTGA
- the LOC116194127 gene encoding tRNase Z TRZ2, chloroplastic isoform X2, translating into MQISPVNLPLKPPLTLPFPSVQPILHSRQSPQIPADSRHRLLYLPPLNSLRGSGYLSTINRAIEEEEYRKARAEVARRGIGVEGYSIEGISVGGHETCLIVPEFKCAFDIGKCPSRAIQQNFVFITHAHLDHIGGLPMYVAFRGLYNLKPPTVFVPPCIKEDVEKLLDIHRTMSQVELNLDLVALDVGETYELRNNLVVRPFKTHHVIPSQGYVVYSVRKKLKKQYIHLKGNQIEKLKKSGVEITDIILSPEVAFTGDTTAEYMLNPRNADALRAKVLITEATFLDDATSIEHAQQLGHTHISEIIQHAEWIRNKAVLLTHFSSRYSIEDIRQAASKLQSRVSAKVVTLTEGFKSVYS; encoded by the exons ATGCAAATCTCTCCCGTCAATCTCCCTCTCAAACCTCCATTAACGTTGCCTTTTCCTTCTGTTCAGCCCATCTTGCATTCACGGCAATCCCCTCAGATCCCTGCAGATTCCCGCCACAGGCTGCTCTACCTCCCGCCCCTCAATTCGCTCAGGGGCTCGGGCTACTTGTCCACCATTAACCGGGCCATCGAAGAGGAAGAGTATCGGAAGGCCCGAGCTGAGGTAGCTCGCAGAGGGATTGGAGTGGAAGGGTATTCGATCGAGGGGATTTCGGTTGGCGGGCACGAGACGTGTCTCATAGTTCCGGAGTTTAAGTGCGCGTTCGATATCGGGAAGTGCCCTAGCAGGGCTATCCAGCAGAATTTTGTGTTCATCACTCACGCCCATCTCGATCATATT GGTGGATTACCGATGTATGTAGCCTTCCGCGGTTTGTATAATTTAAAGCCTCCAACAGTGTTTGTCCCTCCTTGCATTAAAGAAGATGTGGAGAAGCTGCTTGACATTCATAGGACCATGAGCCAGGTGGAACTGAACCTTGATTTGGTTGCGCTCGATGTGG GAGAAACATATGAATTGAGAAACAACCTAGTTGTACGACCGTTCAAGACACACCATGTTATTCCAAGCCAG GGTTATGTTGTATACTCAGTCAGGAAAAAGCTGAAGAAGCAGTACATTCATCTTAAAGGGAACCAAATTGAGAAATTGAAGAAGTCTGGTGTTGAG ATTACAGACATCATATTGTCTCCAGAGGTTGCCTTTACTGGGGATACAACAGCTGAATATATGCTTAATCCACGCAATGCTGATGCCTTGAGGGCCAAAGTTCTCATAACAGAG GCTACATTTTTAGATGATGCAACTAGTATTGAGCATGCGCAACAACTTGGGCATACCCATATATCTGAG ATCATTCAGCATGCTGAGTGGATTCGGAATAAGGCTGTTTTGTTGACCCATTTTTCTTCACGTTACAGCATAGAG GACATACGTCAGGCAGCCTCAAAGTTGCAGTCGAGGGTGTCTGCGAAAGTAGTCACTCTTACAGAAGGTTTCAAATCTGTGTATTCATAG
- the LOC116194127 gene encoding tRNase Z TRZ2, chloroplastic isoform X1 has translation MQISPVNLPLKPPLTLPFPSVQPILHSRQSPQIPADSRHRLLYLPPLNSLRGSGYLSTINRAIEEEEYRKARAEVARRGIGVEGYSIEGISVGGHETCLIVPEFKCAFDIGKCPSRAIQQNFVFITHAHLDHIGGLPMYVAFRGLYNLKPPTVFVPPCIKEDVEKLLDIHRTMSQVELNLDLVALDVGETYELRNNLVVRPFKTHHVIPSQGYVVYSVRKKLKKQYIHLKGNQIEKLKKSGVEITDIILSPEVAFTGDTTAEYMLNPRNADALRAKVLITEPLVFSQATFLDDATSIEHAQQLGHTHISEIIQHAEWIRNKAVLLTHFSSRYSIEDIRQAASKLQSRVSAKVVTLTEGFKSVYS, from the exons ATGCAAATCTCTCCCGTCAATCTCCCTCTCAAACCTCCATTAACGTTGCCTTTTCCTTCTGTTCAGCCCATCTTGCATTCACGGCAATCCCCTCAGATCCCTGCAGATTCCCGCCACAGGCTGCTCTACCTCCCGCCCCTCAATTCGCTCAGGGGCTCGGGCTACTTGTCCACCATTAACCGGGCCATCGAAGAGGAAGAGTATCGGAAGGCCCGAGCTGAGGTAGCTCGCAGAGGGATTGGAGTGGAAGGGTATTCGATCGAGGGGATTTCGGTTGGCGGGCACGAGACGTGTCTCATAGTTCCGGAGTTTAAGTGCGCGTTCGATATCGGGAAGTGCCCTAGCAGGGCTATCCAGCAGAATTTTGTGTTCATCACTCACGCCCATCTCGATCATATT GGTGGATTACCGATGTATGTAGCCTTCCGCGGTTTGTATAATTTAAAGCCTCCAACAGTGTTTGTCCCTCCTTGCATTAAAGAAGATGTGGAGAAGCTGCTTGACATTCATAGGACCATGAGCCAGGTGGAACTGAACCTTGATTTGGTTGCGCTCGATGTGG GAGAAACATATGAATTGAGAAACAACCTAGTTGTACGACCGTTCAAGACACACCATGTTATTCCAAGCCAG GGTTATGTTGTATACTCAGTCAGGAAAAAGCTGAAGAAGCAGTACATTCATCTTAAAGGGAACCAAATTGAGAAATTGAAGAAGTCTGGTGTTGAG ATTACAGACATCATATTGTCTCCAGAGGTTGCCTTTACTGGGGATACAACAGCTGAATATATGCTTAATCCACGCAATGCTGATGCCTTGAGGGCCAAAGTTCTCATAACAGAG CCTCTTGTTTTTTCACAGGCTACATTTTTAGATGATGCAACTAGTATTGAGCATGCGCAACAACTTGGGCATACCCATATATCTGAG ATCATTCAGCATGCTGAGTGGATTCGGAATAAGGCTGTTTTGTTGACCCATTTTTCTTCACGTTACAGCATAGAG GACATACGTCAGGCAGCCTCAAAGTTGCAGTCGAGGGTGTCTGCGAAAGTAGTCACTCTTACAGAAGGTTTCAAATCTGTGTATTCATAG